The Ursus arctos isolate Adak ecotype North America unplaced genomic scaffold, UrsArc2.0 scaffold_25, whole genome shotgun sequence DNA segment TTCCACGGAATCGATGACTCACCattcccccccaacacacaccccgGGATCAAAGCCTCCTTCCTCCTGGCCGGGTGTCAGGAGTCTCTGGGCTCCCAGTAGGGCTTTCTCACAGAGGGGACCACGCCTCCCCTTCAGACTGGCGGATGGGTACTTGTCTCCATGGTCTGATGCCCAAGGAGGGGCCCAGACCCcagccatcccccccccccccccggctcgaGGGGCCTCCTCACCCCTCCGCACTGAAGAAAAATGGCCAAGAATAGCTTCTGAAGGAGGGGCAGCCCCTGCTCCTTGCTCCTCTGGCCCGCCCCTGCCCGGGGCCATGGTCCCCAGTTCCCTACGCACCTGCACATAGTAGCCTGCAGGGGGCGCCCACCCCACCTGCTCAGCAGCTCCCCTCTGCACCAGAACCATCTGTGCCTCCCCGTGGTTCATCACCTGCCCACCTGGAGCCACAGGGACCCTCTGAAGGCACCAATCCCCCGactcccccctctgcccccagggccTGGCGGCGCTCCGTCCTCGCGCCCAGTGAGGGAGCAGGTGGGTAACGGACCTGATGTCAGGGTAGCTCCCGATGAGTGTCTCCAGGTGCCTCCGGATGTCCTCCTTGTAAGTCTCGCCCAGTATGTCAGCCACACACGGGATAGCCTGGTCCAGCCACGTGGCCTCAGAGCCCTGCGGAGATACGGAAACAAGTGCCAcctcccctgggagcctcctTGCCTCCCGTGCCTGCAACTTCTCCACTAGGGCACCGCAAGCCACCACTCCTCCCCCACCGTGTCCCCGCTGTGACTGCCTCCTGCATGTGTGGTGGAAGGGGACTCAGGCATCAGCGTTGTGGACTCAGCCACAGCCCAATATTCATCTTCCCTTCCCACAATACAGTGCAGAGATGTCTTCCCATCTCTGctcagatgggtaaactgagacTCCAGCCCGGAAGTACTGCCCGGAATCCTACAGCAGGTGGGGGACCAAGAGCCCAGataagggctgtgtgtgtgtatagaggaAGTGCCTCAGCTCCAAAGGCTGGGTCGGGGTGCTGGAAAAGCCCCCCAGGGGCCcgccccttccctcctcaccccaccaaCCCTATGCAAATATATGGAGATGGCCTCCACCTGGCCTCACCACGCTCTGCCAGAACTCCCAATCCCCCTCCTGGTTGATGGAGAGCGAGGAGAACCACTTCTGGCAAAGCCCACCCTGCGGGGGCGCTTACGGAGGCCACTAAAACGAGAATGGGGGTGCCGGTGGAGGCCCTAGAGGAGGCGAGCACGGGGGCCCTCAGTTGATGCTCCTACCAAGCCCTGGAAAGTGTCACCAATGGCCTGGGCGTCGAGGCCCATCTTCTGGGAGCTGGTCATGCGCTCCTCACCGCGGAACCGCTCACGCGGCCTCAACACCTGGGCCAGGTATTCACGGACCACGTACCGGTGCACCTCCTGCAGGGTCTCCTGGGCGGTCAGACAGCAGGGTCAGGGTCCAAGCTGGTGGCCCCAGCCCAGGGCGCGTTTCCACCAGAGCCCTGTGCCCCTGAGATACCTGCGCCCGCAGTGGGGCCACGTGCTCCAGATGGCGGGCGAAGGCCACCACCTTGTCCATGAGGGGCTGCAGCACGTCCTGTGTCAGCCAGGCCTTGGTGCACAGGACCCTGAAAAGCggctgggagcagagggggacAGGAGTCTTCCAACTGCATCCTCCACCCCCCCAGACCCTCTCCTTagagcccagtgcctggctccCCACAGGGGCGTTTCGGGCCAAGGGACACCCTGTCCCCAAGAAGAAATTCTGGAGGGGCTGACTCCCTTCTGAAGTCACCCTGGTAACATCTCCTCTCTTGGCCATGAACGTCACTAGGCCTTTGGCAGGAATGCCTCCTCCAGGCCCTGAGCTCCAGTGGACAGGGTTTGAGTTTGAGCCTCTAGGTGGGCCTTGcttaggggagcctggggaggcctTGAGGGGCTGGGTGAGGGGCCTGGTTCCTCCTCCGAGAGGTGGAGACTGAAGTAAGGAGGCGTCTCCTGACCTCACTGCTCAGCTCAGGTCCCTTGCCCGCCCCCCAATGTACCACCCCTGAAGCTACTCAGGGGGACATGTGAATGCTCTGAACTGGCCCCCGGGCTCCAGGGCACAGGGAGCACCTGCTGGGTGTGGAAAGTGGGGAGACAAGTCCCACTCACTTGCACATCACACTGCAGGCCCTGGAGCAGCCGCTTCTGGAAGGTATAGGTGGCAGCCGCTAGAGGTTTCTCCAGCTCTTCAAAGGTTCCTGGGAACCTGGCCAGAAGACtggtcctggggaggggggaagggccaGGACAGGGGAGGAAGTGGGTGAGGAGCAGCAGGCTGTGGAAGGAGTTCCTGCGTACAGCCATGGAGGCTAGGTGCCATGGCAACTCCATTCGCTTAGACTAGAATGTGAGGGGCGGCCCCCAGGGCTGCATGGGGTAATAACCCTGAAGATGAAATGATCCTTCTAAGGCGCTGAGTCCCCACGCAGCCCTCGGGAGCAGGTGCTCCAATCTCTGTTTCACAGATGAcaaaaggaggcacagaaaagggaagtgacTTATCTCAACGCACACCGCACACCGacagcaggtggcagagctgggatgcgACCCCAGCCGGGGTGGCTCAACGTCCACGCCCACAGCCGCTGGTGCATCCACATGTGGGGGACATTGAAGCTGGTCCTGGTGTTGAAGGCACAGAAGGGGGGGCAGCCACTGCCAGCAGAAAGGGGGGCCTCTGCCTTCTGGGGGCAGAGGGACCCAGGTGCCACCCCCAAGGTAGTGGGCAGGGCGGACGGAgtgtcagggagggcttcctggagaagggagTGTCCCCGAGAAGGAAGATAGCTAACTTGgatgaagggaggagagaaaggagcccaagggttagggttcgggttcgggttcgggttaggctggaacttctcagcctctgCCGAGTGTTGAATCTCCCTGCATCCCTTCCAGGAACTCAGCTCTGAAGGGCGGAGGGAGGACCTCACAGCGGGGGTGGGAGCGGAGAGGGGGGCcatccatggaggccttctgggAAGTGGCCCCAACACCACCGCTGGGTCTGGATTCTTCTCCCATGCTTGCTGCCCCAGCGGGAGCCTGCTACGCCCAGGTTCCCCGAGCTCGCGCGCCCCCTGCTGGCCACGCCGGGCACCTCCCCTGCAGCCGGAGACCCACCTGAGCTCCTCATAGGCGTTGATATTGGCGCCCAGATAAGGTTCGTTCACCGCCTTCGACTCTAGAAAAGCCTTTTCAAACCTGGGGGCGAAGTATGCAGAGACCTTAGGGACCTTACTGGTGGTGCTATGACCTGGGGTCAGCCCTCTGCTCAGGTCCCCACCCAGACCCCCAGGCCTTCTAACGAGGCTCCTCCCTCTCACCTGTCCCGGGTCTCAGACTCAGAGCAAACAGGCTGGGCCCTCCCCTGGGGACAACGGCCTTGGCCactccacccacccctccccgggGGTACACGTGCCCTCACCTGGGCAGGAAGAGGCCTAGCGCCCGCGTGCAGATGCGCAGGGTGGTGGCCTCCAGTTCCGCGGAGATGGCACCGGCCGCCTTCACGTGCTCAGCGACGAGCTGCAAGAAATGCCACCTCCTGAGCCCACGTCAGAGCCCAGATCCCGATGCCCCCTGTCCCCCACCTGTGACCCAGCGACGTCTCCAGCCTGCCCTGCTGTGTCTCACCATCTCAGCTACAGCTTCCAGCCGCTCCTCCCAACTCCCCACATCCACGGGCCACTGGCTAAGCTGGGTGCTGTGCCCCAGGGCTCCCAGGCTGGCATGTGACCCACGGTCCCTGATTCCACCCCAGGGGGGCCTCAGGCTCTTGGCTAATGGGGAAGGGAGGTTGGGACGGGACTGTATAGTATTGGGTGTCTTCACCTCGAGGGGGACCAAACACCACCAGAGGCCCAAATATACATCCCTCCTCCCAAGGCTCACCATGTGGACATCGATGGACAGCGGCGTGTGGTAGAGGCCCTGTAGCACATCGGGGGGCTTGGCGTCTGCCCAACGACTCTGCTCTAGCTGCAGGATGCTATCGAAGCAGCTTGTGATCTTGGCCtgtgagaggtggggagagggagtgagaccCTCCCAAGAAGGAGGTCCCAGTTCCCCTACCTCCTGAGCTCTGTCATGCACCCTCGGAGAAAAGCACCACCCTGCCAGGGCATAGGCCATGCCAAAGGCCGCAGGGTAAGAAGTGGCTCAGGCCTGAGCCAGGGCCACACACCCAGGGTGATTCCGGGCACCCTACCTTCCCACAGTGAGGCCGCCACATTCAACCCAGATCATGCCCCTCGGGCCTGGCCCTGCCCCGGCCTCACCTCTAGGAAGCTGGTGTAGTCATTCTGCAGGCGAGCCCACAAGGCAGGTGCCAGGAGTGGGGGTAGTGGCTCTGTGGACAGAGTCAGGTCTGGGGCTCCCAGGAAGTCAGGACTGGAAAGCAGGGTAGGGGCTGAGCTCCGATGCGCTAGTAGCTGCCCCAATTTCCCCCTGGCTAAAGCCTAACACCATCACAAAGCACCACACGGCACAGAGATGTGCCGCTTTCCAGCCCACACCAGGGAGGTCCAGAAGTGACGAACacctgcctgaggccacacagcaaaTTAATGAACCCAGGAGTGTTTAGTCACCCTCTTCCCACCTGCTCTCTGGCCTTCAGAGCTGAGGAGTACCCAGCAGCAAAGGTAATCCACCCCACCACACcgcagagctggggtgggagctggcaaCAGGCCCTGCCCTGTACCTAGGTGCCCGTCCAAAGGGAAGAGTGGGGGTGAGATCCAACCCATGCCCAGCGTCTGTGAGCCACAGCCGTGTCCTGCCTGGAGGGCTGCCCTTTTGTAAATGTGCACAGGCACCCTGCCGCCTAGCATAGGCCCTCTCCCTGGACTCCCCTCAGAGGCTTTCCTGCTCTCAGGCACGGGGGCACGCGTGGCCCTTTAAGAAAACCCTGGCGGGAGAGTACCATGGCCCAGagcaagaagaaaggaatgtcaaAGTCCCTGGGATCTCTGACGCCCAACACCAGCCCTCTcccagggaagaaagaagaaaggtgcCCCTACTTCTCAGAGCCAGGCAGGCTCCCAAATGTCTCCGGGCGGGCAAGGccagcccctcctggcccccGGTGGCGCTCTGGTTGGGGCCTCACCTGCCGTCGACATTGGCCGCCCAGTCCAGCAGGACATAGAGCTGCTCGCAGCCCCGGGCGTCCTGGGCGAGCTCCTGGAGGCGCTGGGCCACCGCGCCGTGGAAGGCGCGCAGGTAGGCCTCCCACGCCGGGAAGCCGGCGGCCGAGTAAGCCGGCTGCACCTCCTGCCGCACCTTGTGCAGGTCGCTGCGCACCAAGCCGCCGAGCTCGGCCAGAAGCCGGGCCAGGCCCGACGCGCCCTCGGCCTCGGCCTCGGCTGCCCCCGGAGCCTCCCCAGCGCCCGCCTGCTGCACGCGCTCCTGCGCGCTCCGCCTCACCGCGTCCTCCCAGTGCTGGCGCCAGCGGCGCGGGGTGAGCAAGAAGTCGCCGTCGGCGGGGGGCGCTGGGTGCGCCTCCTCCTCCGCGCGCACCACGCGGCCCAGCTCCCCGAGCGCGGCCGCGTCCACGCCGTCGGGGCCCAGCGTTTCGCGCACGATGGCGCCGATCTCGGCCGCCAGCCCGTCATAGTGCAGACACAGGTCCATGGCGCGCCGCGCGAAGCCGGTGGGGTCCTTCTCGAAGGTGTGCGAGGCTTTCTCGGCCACCAGCCGCACCTCCAGCTGCCGCAGCTGTTGGAAGGCCGCCAGCAGGTGCCGCTCGGTGATGAGGTCGGCCACAGATTTGCCTTTTGCGAGGACAGGCGAGGAAGGCGGCCGTGAGGGGTACGGCCTCAGCGCCTTTGGGCCCAGCTCCCGTGTGTCCTGCCCTGGCAGCCCCCAGGACCTCCCCTGCGGGCTCATGGCTGCCCTGCACCCTCTGGGACCCTGGCACCTGAGAGGGCCAGGGCCTTGTCCGTCCCTCTGGTTTGGCCAGGAGCCAGGCTGTGGAAGGCTGTGGAGAGGTGAGGGTTCTGGAGTCGTAcaggtctgggttcaaatcccatttctccacttcctggctgtgagACTggaggcaagtcacttaacctctccgaGCCTCGCTTTGCTGACTCACCTGTCTGAGCTGCCCAGTGGACGCTG contains these protein-coding regions:
- the EXOC3L4 gene encoding exocyst complex component 3-like protein 4 isoform X4; this encodes MSLARTVTSGPEPHSPEEPAKLQTPPVRGTWRASSEGAASTHREDTRPGLGTLRRAFSRTSQRPSGQVPEEDLGLFQRGSHFLFRSLRRAKDNGSTADQSHATEVPGVTHGPEVPSRVMDGRSRQSSAGVGRKELEPEAAFHSLAPGQTRGTDKALALSGKSVADLITERHLLAAFQQLRQLEVRLVAEKASHTFEKDPTGFARRAMDLCLHYDGLAAEIGAIVRETLGPDGVDAAALGELGRVVRAEEEAHPAPPADGDFLLTPRRWRQHWEDAVRRSAQERVQQAGAGEAPGAAEAEAEGASGLARLLAELGGLVRSDLHKVRQEVQPAYSAAGFPAWEAYLRAFHGAVAQRLQELAQDARGCEQLYVLLDWAANVDGSPDFLGAPDLTLSTEPLPPLLAPALWARLQNDYTSFLEAKITSCFDSILQLEQSRWADAKPPDVLQGLYHTPLSIDVHMLVAEHVKAAGAISAELEATTLRICTRALGLFLPRFEKAFLESKAVNEPYLGANINAYEELRTSLLARFPGTFEELEKPLAAATYTFQKRLLQGLQCDVQPLFRVLCTKAWLTQDVLQPLMDKVVAFARHLEHVAPLRAQETLQEVHRYVVREYLAQVLRPRERFRGEERMTSSQKMGLDAQAIGDTFQGLGSEATWLDQAIPCVADILGETYKEDIRRHLETLIGSYPDIRWAGDEPRGGTDGSGAEGSC
- the EXOC3L4 gene encoding exocyst complex component 3-like protein 4 isoform X2; this encodes MSLARTVTSGPEPHSPEEPAKLQTPPVRGTWRASSEGAASTHREDTRPGLGTLRRAFSRTSQRPSGQVPEEDLGLFQRGSHFLFRSLRRAKDNGSTADQSHATEVPGVTHGPEVPSRVMDGRSRQSSAGVGRKELEPEAGKSVADLITERHLLAAFQQLRQLEVRLVAEKASHTFEKDPTGFARRAMDLCLHYDGLAAEIGAIVRETLGPDGVDAAALGELGRVVRAEEEAHPAPPADGDFLLTPRRWRQHWEDAVRRSAQERVQQAGAGEAPGAAEAEAEGASGLARLLAELGGLVRSDLHKVRQEVQPAYSAAGFPAWEAYLRAFHGAVAQRLQELAQDARGCEQLYVLLDWAANVDGSPDFLGAPDLTLSTEPLPPLLAPALWARLQNDYTSFLEAKITSCFDSILQLEQSRWADAKPPDVLQGLYHTPLSIDVHMLVAEHVKAAGAISAELEATTLRICTRALGLFLPRFEKAFLESKAVNEPYLGANINAYEELRTSLLARFPGTFEELEKPLAAATYTFQKRLLQGLQCDVQPLFRVLCTKAWLTQDVLQPLMDKVVAFARHLEHVAPLRAQETLQEVHRYVVREYLAQVLRPRERFRGEERMTSSQKMGLDAQAIGDTFQGLGSEATWLDQAIPCVADILGETYKEDIRRHLETLIGSYPDIRRDHVRAILALRRLGHRRNQRLLQHARDLLRAAAKAAGSGAAGGHVLFEEIEVPTSVDVLLTCI
- the EXOC3L4 gene encoding exocyst complex component 3-like protein 4 isoform X3, producing MAQKCPLGSWMVEAGSPPLGWGVRNWNPRQPPRHRPARLCFTFSQHFNQGSVHWAAQTGESAKRGSERLSDLPPVSQPGSGEMGFEPRPVRLQNPHLSTAFHSLAPGQTRGTDKALALSGKSVADLITERHLLAAFQQLRQLEVRLVAEKASHTFEKDPTGFARRAMDLCLHYDGLAAEIGAIVRETLGPDGVDAAALGELGRVVRAEEEAHPAPPADGDFLLTPRRWRQHWEDAVRRSAQERVQQAGAGEAPGAAEAEAEGASGLARLLAELGGLVRSDLHKVRQEVQPAYSAAGFPAWEAYLRAFHGAVAQRLQELAQDARGCEQLYVLLDWAANVDGSPDFLGAPDLTLSTEPLPPLLAPALWARLQNDYTSFLEAKITSCFDSILQLEQSRWADAKPPDVLQGLYHTPLSIDVHMLVAEHVKAAGAISAELEATTLRICTRALGLFLPRFEKAFLESKAVNEPYLGANINAYEELRTSLLARFPGTFEELEKPLAAATYTFQKRLLQGLQCDVQPLFRVLCTKAWLTQDVLQPLMDKVVAFARHLEHVAPLRAQETLQEVHRYVVREYLAQVLRPRERFRGEERMTSSQKMGLDAQAIGDTFQGLGSEATWLDQAIPCVADILGETYKEDIRRHLETLIGSYPDIRRDHVRAILALRRLGHRRNQRLLQHARDLLRAAAKAAGSGAAGGHVLFEEIEVPTSVDVLLTCI
- the EXOC3L4 gene encoding exocyst complex component 3-like protein 4 isoform X5, yielding MAQKCPLGSWMVEAGSPPLGWGVRNWNPRQHFNQGSVHWAAQTGESAKRGSERLSDLPPVSQPGSGEMGFEPRPVRLQNPHLSTAFHSLAPGQTRGTDKALALSGKSVADLITERHLLAAFQQLRQLEVRLVAEKASHTFEKDPTGFARRAMDLCLHYDGLAAEIGAIVRETLGPDGVDAAALGELGRVVRAEEEAHPAPPADGDFLLTPRRWRQHWEDAVRRSAQERVQQAGAGEAPGAAEAEAEGASGLARLLAELGGLVRSDLHKVRQEVQPAYSAAGFPAWEAYLRAFHGAVAQRLQELAQDARGCEQLYVLLDWAANVDGSPDFLGAPDLTLSTEPLPPLLAPALWARLQNDYTSFLEAKITSCFDSILQLEQSRWADAKPPDVLQGLYHTPLSIDVHMLVAEHVKAAGAISAELEATTLRICTRALGLFLPRFEKAFLESKAVNEPYLGANINAYEELRTSLLARFPGTFEELEKPLAAATYTFQKRLLQGLQCDVQPLFRVLCTKAWLTQDVLQPLMDKVVAFARHLEHVAPLRAQETLQEVHRYVVREYLAQVLRPRERFRGEERMTSSQKMGLDAQAIGDTFQGLGSEATWLDQAIPCVADILGETYKEDIRRHLETLIGSYPDIRRDHVRAILALRRLGHRRNQRLLQHARDLLRAAAKAAGSGAAGGHVLFEEIEVPTSVDVLLTCI
- the EXOC3L4 gene encoding exocyst complex component 3-like protein 4 isoform X7 → MAQKCPLGSWMVEAGSPPLGWGVRNWNPRQHFNQGSVHWAAQTAFHSLAPGQTRGTDKALALSGKSVADLITERHLLAAFQQLRQLEVRLVAEKASHTFEKDPTGFARRAMDLCLHYDGLAAEIGAIVRETLGPDGVDAAALGELGRVVRAEEEAHPAPPADGDFLLTPRRWRQHWEDAVRRSAQERVQQAGAGEAPGAAEAEAEGASGLARLLAELGGLVRSDLHKVRQEVQPAYSAAGFPAWEAYLRAFHGAVAQRLQELAQDARGCEQLYVLLDWAANVDGSPDFLGAPDLTLSTEPLPPLLAPALWARLQNDYTSFLEAKITSCFDSILQLEQSRWADAKPPDVLQGLYHTPLSIDVHMLVAEHVKAAGAISAELEATTLRICTRALGLFLPRFEKAFLESKAVNEPYLGANINAYEELRTSLLARFPGTFEELEKPLAAATYTFQKRLLQGLQCDVQPLFRVLCTKAWLTQDVLQPLMDKVVAFARHLEHVAPLRAQETLQEVHRYVVREYLAQVLRPRERFRGEERMTSSQKMGLDAQAIGDTFQGLGSEATWLDQAIPCVADILGETYKEDIRRHLETLIGSYPDIRRDHVRAILALRRLGHRRNQRLLQHARDLLRAAAKAAGSGAAGGHVLFEEIEVPTSVDVLLTCI
- the EXOC3L4 gene encoding exocyst complex component 3-like protein 4 isoform X6 codes for the protein MAQKCPLGSWMVEAGSPPLGWGVRNWNPRQPPRHRPARLCFTFSQHFNQGSVHWAAQTAFHSLAPGQTRGTDKALALSGKSVADLITERHLLAAFQQLRQLEVRLVAEKASHTFEKDPTGFARRAMDLCLHYDGLAAEIGAIVRETLGPDGVDAAALGELGRVVRAEEEAHPAPPADGDFLLTPRRWRQHWEDAVRRSAQERVQQAGAGEAPGAAEAEAEGASGLARLLAELGGLVRSDLHKVRQEVQPAYSAAGFPAWEAYLRAFHGAVAQRLQELAQDARGCEQLYVLLDWAANVDGSPDFLGAPDLTLSTEPLPPLLAPALWARLQNDYTSFLEAKITSCFDSILQLEQSRWADAKPPDVLQGLYHTPLSIDVHMLVAEHVKAAGAISAELEATTLRICTRALGLFLPRFEKAFLESKAVNEPYLGANINAYEELRTSLLARFPGTFEELEKPLAAATYTFQKRLLQGLQCDVQPLFRVLCTKAWLTQDVLQPLMDKVVAFARHLEHVAPLRAQETLQEVHRYVVREYLAQVLRPRERFRGEERMTSSQKMGLDAQAIGDTFQGLGSEATWLDQAIPCVADILGETYKEDIRRHLETLIGSYPDIRRDHVRAILALRRLGHRRNQRLLQHARDLLRAAAKAAGSGAAGGHVLFEEIEVPTSVDVLLTCI
- the EXOC3L4 gene encoding exocyst complex component 3-like protein 4 isoform X1; the encoded protein is MSLARTVTSGPEPHSPEEPAKLQTPPVRGTWRASSEGAASTHREDTRPGLGTLRRAFSRTSQRPSGQVPEEDLGLFQRGSHFLFRSLRRAKDNGSTADQSHATEVPGVTHGPEVPSRVMDGRSRQSSAGVGRKELEPEAAFHSLAPGQTRGTDKALALSGKSVADLITERHLLAAFQQLRQLEVRLVAEKASHTFEKDPTGFARRAMDLCLHYDGLAAEIGAIVRETLGPDGVDAAALGELGRVVRAEEEAHPAPPADGDFLLTPRRWRQHWEDAVRRSAQERVQQAGAGEAPGAAEAEAEGASGLARLLAELGGLVRSDLHKVRQEVQPAYSAAGFPAWEAYLRAFHGAVAQRLQELAQDARGCEQLYVLLDWAANVDGSPDFLGAPDLTLSTEPLPPLLAPALWARLQNDYTSFLEAKITSCFDSILQLEQSRWADAKPPDVLQGLYHTPLSIDVHMLVAEHVKAAGAISAELEATTLRICTRALGLFLPRFEKAFLESKAVNEPYLGANINAYEELRTSLLARFPGTFEELEKPLAAATYTFQKRLLQGLQCDVQPLFRVLCTKAWLTQDVLQPLMDKVVAFARHLEHVAPLRAQETLQEVHRYVVREYLAQVLRPRERFRGEERMTSSQKMGLDAQAIGDTFQGLGSEATWLDQAIPCVADILGETYKEDIRRHLETLIGSYPDIRRDHVRAILALRRLGHRRNQRLLQHARDLLRAAAKAAGSGAAGGHVLFEEIEVPTSVDVLLTCI